One Manduca sexta isolate Smith_Timp_Sample1 chromosome 26, JHU_Msex_v1.0, whole genome shotgun sequence genomic region harbors:
- the LOC115452436 gene encoding charged multivesicular body protein 1b: protein MSSSAMEKHLFNLKFAVKELERNSKKCEKEEKIEKEKAKKAIQKGNMEGARIHAENAIRQKNQALNYLRMSARVDAVSSRVQTALTTRKVTNSMAGVVKAMDAAMKSMNLEKISTLMDKFESQFEDLDVQSSYMENAMSQTTTTTVPQGDVENLLQQVADEAGLELNMELPSGVPSTSIGTATVVSQEQDELTQRLARLRQAE, encoded by the exons ATGTCTTCGTCTGCAATGGAAA aacatttatttaatttaaaatttgcgGTAAAAGAATTAGAACGAAATTCAAAGAAATGCGAGAAAGAAGAGAAAATAGAAAAGGAAAAGGCAAAGAAAGCAATACAGAAAGGTAATATGGAAGGTGCTAGAATACATGCAGAAAATGCAATACGACAAAAGAATCAAGCATTGAACTACTTAAGAATGTCAGCTAGAGTGGATGCAGTATCAAGCAGAGTACAAACAGCACTTACTACTAGGAAG gtCACTAACTCTATGGCTGGTGTAGTGAAGGCAATGGACGCTGCAATGAAATCAATGAACCTTGAAAAAATATCAACACTAATGGACAAATTCGAGAGTCAGTTTGAAGATTTGGATGTCCAGTCTTCATACATGGAGAATGCTATGTCACAAACCACTACAACCACTGTGCCGCAGGGTGACGTAGAGAACTTGCTCCAGCAAGTTGCCGATGAGGCTGG CCTGGAATTGAACATGGAGCTTCCGTCCGGGGTGCCGAGCACGTCGATCGGCACCGCCACAGTGGTGTCCCAGGAACAGGACGAACTCACCCAGAGACTCGCCAGGCTGCGACAGGCTGAGTAA